A genomic segment from Propioniciclava sp. MC1595 encodes:
- a CDS encoding MMPL family transporter, giving the protein MSTWIYRLARASWRARKRVVAAWLAILVVLGGLALAVGGSFNDEFDIPGASSQVALDGLRMTFPEAALSSANMVVLAPEGQKVTDPAIKQAIEDELPLLEELDWVEMAQSPFFEYVDGLISDDETAALINVRAKEGLGPSNLTDAQREMLVEAGADLQEAIPGGEVHVGGDLFSVSMPHISAIEAIGVGIAIIVLLVVLGSLRAALMPVISALVGAGVAVLIIVIAAGVIPIMSTTLLLALMLALAVGIDYSLFIVSRHRDQLATGMDAEESAARATATAGSAVVVAGSTVIVALVGLSVAGIPFLGIMGVFSAVAVAIEVALALTLLPAMLGFAGDRIRPKEARLAMAEGRPIEQHAKPDAWTRASRWWVRVITKVPLLTILAVIAMLGALALPATQLKLALPNSGQNPPGAPDRITFDLITERFGAGYNGPLVITGPIVESTDPMGLVTELADEVEQVPGVKLVAMAVPNPNADTALIQVIPTTGPDDPATSQLVHNLQALTDTWRADRGVDMAITGYTAVALDVSAQLAGALLPFSLFVVGLSLVLLTVVFRSLVVPVKAALGYLLSVGAAFGITTLVFNLGWGKEIINLPEAIPVISFLPIILMGILFGLAMDYEIFLTSRMREEYVHGNRTNPTEEGFVHSAKVVVAAAIIMVSVFAFFVPAGSGVIKPIALGLAVGVAIDAFLVRMTLGPAIMKMLRSGAWWLPAWLDRRLPEMDAEGEAIVHQLSLADWPHPGAKHAIYGQGLGAATPDTELFEGVDVDVARGRTLVLDGPPASRRALTLALTGRLALTSGELKVLGLVLPQQAGELRRHALWLDGTNPDAERLLERVASADPEKRTVELVAVDDVDRLTGPARAVVERLASDPDITLVLAGDDADTLAALDPARTPALVGGTR; this is encoded by the coding sequence GTGTCCACCTGGATCTACCGGCTCGCCCGAGCCTCGTGGCGCGCACGCAAGCGCGTCGTGGCGGCCTGGCTCGCCATCCTCGTCGTCCTCGGCGGCCTCGCGCTCGCCGTGGGCGGCTCCTTCAACGACGAGTTCGACATCCCGGGCGCGTCGTCCCAGGTGGCCCTCGACGGCCTGCGCATGACGTTCCCCGAGGCGGCGCTGAGCTCGGCCAACATGGTCGTCCTCGCGCCCGAGGGGCAGAAGGTCACCGACCCCGCCATCAAGCAGGCGATCGAGGACGAGCTGCCGCTGCTGGAGGAGCTCGACTGGGTCGAGATGGCGCAGTCGCCCTTCTTCGAGTACGTCGACGGACTGATCAGCGACGACGAGACCGCCGCGCTCATCAACGTCCGCGCCAAGGAGGGCCTCGGGCCGTCCAACCTCACCGACGCCCAGCGCGAGATGCTGGTCGAGGCGGGCGCCGACCTGCAGGAGGCCATCCCCGGCGGCGAGGTCCACGTCGGTGGCGACCTGTTCTCCGTGTCCATGCCGCACATCTCCGCCATCGAGGCGATCGGCGTCGGCATCGCGATCATCGTGCTGCTCGTCGTCCTCGGGTCGCTCCGCGCGGCCCTGATGCCCGTGATCAGCGCGCTGGTCGGCGCCGGGGTGGCGGTCCTCATCATCGTGATCGCGGCCGGGGTCATCCCCATCATGTCGACCACGCTGCTGCTGGCCCTGATGCTCGCGCTGGCGGTCGGCATCGACTACTCCCTGTTCATTGTGAGCCGCCACCGCGACCAGCTCGCCACAGGCATGGACGCCGAGGAGTCGGCCGCCCGCGCTACCGCCACAGCGGGATCGGCCGTCGTCGTCGCCGGTTCCACCGTCATCGTGGCGCTGGTCGGCCTCAGCGTCGCCGGCATCCCCTTCCTCGGCATCATGGGCGTCTTCTCCGCCGTCGCGGTCGCCATCGAGGTGGCGCTGGCGCTCACGCTGCTGCCCGCCATGCTCGGCTTCGCCGGCGACCGCATCCGCCCCAAGGAGGCGCGCCTGGCCATGGCCGAGGGGCGTCCGATCGAGCAGCACGCCAAGCCGGACGCCTGGACGCGGGCATCCCGCTGGTGGGTGCGCGTGATCACCAAGGTGCCGCTGCTCACCATCCTCGCGGTCATCGCGATGCTCGGCGCGCTGGCGCTGCCGGCCACGCAGCTCAAGCTGGCCCTGCCCAACTCGGGCCAGAACCCGCCCGGGGCGCCCGACCGCATCACGTTCGACCTCATCACCGAGCGCTTCGGCGCCGGCTACAACGGCCCGCTGGTCATCACCGGCCCGATCGTCGAGTCCACCGACCCGATGGGCCTGGTCACCGAGCTGGCCGACGAGGTCGAGCAGGTGCCCGGCGTGAAGCTCGTCGCCATGGCCGTCCCCAACCCGAACGCCGACACCGCCCTGATCCAGGTCATCCCGACCACCGGGCCCGACGACCCCGCGACCAGCCAGCTGGTCCACAACCTGCAGGCGCTCACCGACACGTGGCGCGCCGACCGCGGCGTCGACATGGCGATCACGGGCTACACGGCCGTCGCGCTGGACGTCTCCGCCCAGCTGGCCGGCGCCCTGCTGCCGTTCTCGCTGTTCGTGGTCGGCCTGTCGCTGGTGCTGCTCACGGTCGTGTTCCGCTCGCTCGTCGTGCCGGTCAAGGCGGCCCTGGGCTACCTGCTCAGCGTCGGCGCGGCCTTCGGCATCACCACGCTGGTGTTCAACCTCGGCTGGGGCAAGGAGATCATCAACCTCCCCGAGGCGATCCCGGTGATCTCGTTCCTGCCGATCATCCTGATGGGCATCCTGTTCGGCCTCGCCATGGACTACGAGATCTTCCTCACCTCCCGCATGCGCGAGGAGTACGTCCACGGCAACCGCACCAACCCGACCGAGGAGGGCTTCGTCCACTCCGCCAAGGTCGTGGTCGCGGCCGCCATCATCATGGTCAGCGTCTTCGCGTTCTTCGTCCCCGCGGGCAGCGGCGTCATCAAGCCCATTGCCCTCGGCCTGGCCGTCGGCGTGGCGATCGACGCCTTCCTCGTCCGCATGACCCTCGGCCCGGCGATCATGAAGATGCTCCGCAGCGGAGCCTGGTGGCTGCCGGCGTGGCTCGACCGCCGCCTCCCCGAGATGGACGCCGAGGGCGAGGCCATCGTCCACCAGCTCTCCCTGGCCGACTGGCCGCACCCCGGCGCGAAGCACGCGATCTACGGCCAGGGGCTCGGCGCGGCCACGCCCGACACCGAGCTGTTCGAGGGCGTCGACGTCGACGTGGCCCGCGGGCGCACGCTCGTCCTCGACGGGCCGCCCGCCTCGCGTCGCGCGCTCACCCTGGCCCTCACCGGACGCCTCGCGCTCACCTCCGGCGAGCTCAAGGTCCTCGGCCTGGTCCTGCCCCAGCAGGCCGGGGAGCTCCGCCGCCACGCCCTGTGGCTCGACGGCACCAACCCCGACGCCGAGCGGCTCCTCGAGCGGGTCGCCTCCGCCGATCCGGAGAAGCGCACCGTCGAGTTGGTCGCCGTCGACGACGTCGACCGGCTCACCGGCCCGGCCCGCGCCGTGGTCGAGCGGCTGGCGTCCGACCCCGACATCACCCTCGTCCTGGCGGGCGACGACGCGGACACCCTGGCCGCGCTCGACCCCGCACGCACCCCTGCCCTCGTTGGAGGTACCCGATGA
- a CDS encoding YhgE/Pip domain-containing protein, which produces MKRSRWTTWLALLLVPLLVAGGFLWGTAHADTGLRGVQAAVVNNDEMVEVNGQMMPLGRQFVAELVDSDREQNFHWVMATEEKAAEGLRTGRYAAVVTIPKEFSAAATSFGGEASEARQATIHVETSPVAGLDETALGQTIADAAANALNRFLTGEYLKNIYIGFNQMSAQMLEMVDGTAQLADGANQLSDGAYQSADGAFALSEGLNLASAGSPQLRSGAAQSASGAKALADGLGLASAGSAQLRDGVRAASSGADQLAGGASQLADGTRQWADGADAYATGAQTYADGVATYADGVTQYTGAVNGLLTPLRAALDRIPEWAGWLEEAAASVTQLTERAIAFDARVQAFVAEARTWVKEAMGLADDAAGVRAGVTAAAERAAALAAGTGTCPEGLSEEACTAYQQGVAAAGQQVADALAPVSTDAGDLAVQAVDLKDAGTAILALLDQISAASTEMVAWAPRVQAELEALQGSIPEGTPIAKAEVLALLDQFIGAGTQLSEGGHQLADGATQLVGGADQLAGGARGLADGTDAFADGVTGLAGGLTQLSGGVDAYTGGVDQAAGGARLLADGLGQLSSGVDQYTGGIDQAAGGASLLAGGLGQLADGAGALADGTQELADGVASGAGDIPTYTEAERDQLAGVVASPVSTDGLSSLVRPNLAWVSLLLASTLWVGALATFAALPGLSRRAALSTAGTGALFGRAFLPGLGIVAAQAVLLTVLGAVALKLTWGEGVLLGLVMLVAGAAFAAVNHALAALFGNGGRIAALAMALVTAVTATTSTAPGLFSALRSLSPVSPALDAVRAVSTGTGVAIPVFVLVGWGIVALGAAAASVARSRTVPLAAVVKG; this is translated from the coding sequence ATGAAACGCTCCCGCTGGACCACCTGGCTAGCCCTGTTGCTGGTGCCCCTGCTCGTCGCAGGCGGCTTCCTGTGGGGCACGGCCCACGCCGACACCGGCCTGCGCGGCGTGCAGGCCGCCGTCGTGAACAACGACGAGATGGTCGAGGTCAACGGCCAGATGATGCCGCTCGGACGCCAGTTCGTGGCCGAGCTGGTCGACTCCGACCGTGAGCAGAACTTCCACTGGGTCATGGCGACCGAGGAGAAGGCGGCCGAGGGCCTGCGCACCGGCCGGTACGCGGCCGTCGTGACCATCCCGAAGGAGTTCTCCGCAGCCGCGACGTCGTTCGGGGGCGAGGCCAGCGAGGCGCGCCAGGCCACGATCCACGTCGAGACCTCGCCCGTGGCCGGCCTCGACGAGACCGCGCTGGGCCAGACCATCGCCGACGCCGCCGCGAACGCGCTCAACCGGTTCCTGACCGGGGAGTACCTGAAGAACATCTACATCGGCTTCAACCAGATGTCGGCCCAGATGCTCGAGATGGTCGACGGCACCGCCCAGCTCGCCGACGGCGCGAACCAGCTCTCCGACGGCGCTTACCAGTCGGCCGACGGCGCGTTCGCGCTGTCCGAGGGCCTCAACCTGGCCTCGGCCGGTTCGCCCCAGCTGCGCAGCGGCGCGGCCCAGTCGGCCTCGGGCGCCAAGGCGCTCGCCGACGGCCTCGGCCTCGCCTCGGCGGGGTCGGCGCAGCTGCGCGACGGCGTCCGGGCCGCGAGCTCGGGTGCCGACCAGCTGGCCGGCGGGGCGTCCCAGCTCGCCGACGGCACCCGGCAGTGGGCCGACGGTGCCGACGCCTACGCGACCGGCGCCCAGACCTACGCCGACGGCGTGGCCACCTACGCCGACGGCGTCACCCAGTACACCGGCGCGGTGAACGGCCTGCTCACGCCGCTGCGCGCGGCGCTGGACCGGATCCCCGAGTGGGCCGGCTGGCTCGAGGAGGCCGCCGCGTCGGTCACCCAGCTGACCGAGCGCGCGATCGCATTCGACGCACGCGTCCAGGCCTTCGTCGCGGAGGCCCGCACCTGGGTCAAGGAGGCCATGGGCCTGGCCGACGACGCCGCCGGCGTGCGCGCCGGCGTGACCGCCGCGGCCGAGCGGGCGGCCGCGCTCGCGGCCGGCACCGGCACCTGCCCCGAGGGCCTGTCCGAGGAGGCGTGCACCGCCTACCAGCAGGGCGTGGCCGCCGCCGGTCAGCAGGTCGCGGACGCCCTCGCCCCGGTCTCCACGGACGCCGGCGACCTCGCCGTGCAGGCCGTGGACCTGAAGGACGCCGGCACCGCGATCCTCGCGCTGCTCGACCAGATCTCCGCCGCGTCGACCGAGATGGTCGCGTGGGCGCCGCGGGTCCAGGCCGAGCTCGAGGCCCTGCAGGGTTCCATCCCCGAGGGCACCCCGATCGCCAAGGCCGAGGTGCTCGCCCTGCTCGACCAGTTCATCGGCGCCGGCACCCAACTCTCCGAGGGCGGGCACCAGCTCGCCGACGGCGCGACCCAGCTCGTGGGCGGCGCCGACCAGCTCGCCGGCGGAGCCCGCGGGCTCGCCGACGGCACCGACGCGTTCGCCGACGGCGTCACCGGCCTCGCGGGCGGGCTCACCCAGCTCAGCGGAGGCGTGGACGCCTACACCGGCGGCGTCGACCAGGCCGCCGGCGGCGCCCGCCTGCTCGCCGACGGCCTCGGCCAGCTGTCCTCGGGCGTCGACCAGTACACGGGCGGCATCGACCAGGCCGCGGGCGGGGCGTCCCTGCTCGCGGGTGGCCTCGGCCAGCTCGCCGACGGTGCCGGCGCCCTCGCGGACGGCACCCAGGAGCTCGCCGACGGAGTCGCCTCGGGCGCGGGTGACATCCCGACCTACACCGAGGCCGAGCGCGACCAGCTCGCGGGCGTCGTGGCCTCGCCGGTCTCGACCGACGGGCTGTCGTCGCTCGTGCGGCCGAACCTCGCGTGGGTGAGCCTGCTGCTCGCCTCAACCCTGTGGGTGGGCGCGCTGGCGACCTTCGCCGCGCTGCCGGGCCTGTCGCGCCGCGCCGCGCTGTCGACCGCCGGGACCGGCGCCCTGTTCGGGCGCGCGTTCCTGCCGGGCCTGGGCATCGTCGCCGCGCAGGCGGTGCTGCTCACCGTGCTCGGCGCGGTGGCGCTCAAGCTGACCTGGGGCGAGGGGGTGCTGCTCGGCCTCGTCATGCTCGTCGCCGGCGCCGCGTTCGCCGCGGTCAACCACGCGCTGGCGGCCCTGTTCGGCAACGGCGGGCGCATCGCCGCCCTGGCGATGGCGCTGGTCACGGCCGTGACGGCCACGACGTCCACCGCGCCCGGACTGTTCTCCGCGCTGCGGTCGCTCTCGCCGGTGTCCCCGGCGCTGGACGCCGTGCGTGCGGTCTCGACCGGCACCGGGGTGGCCATCCCGGTCTTCGTGCTCGTCGGCTGGGGAATCGTGGCCCTCGGGGCCGCCGCCGCCTCGGTCGCGCGCTCGCGGACCGTGCCGCTCGCCGCGGTGGTGAAGGGCTAG
- a CDS encoding 1-acyl-sn-glycerol-3-phosphate acyltransferase encodes MGKDDLGKYSDTPQAIARFVAQQLIMKPYVWSALSVHIHGDRHLKELNAPFIVIANHSSHVDTTVIYGALPRRLSRNLAAGAAADYFFKKKTSALGTRIFFNAYPVDRGGMRGHAGLSGRLLDDGVPLLIFPEGTRSRTGAMAKFKMGVSALSIQHEVPVLPIALVGAYAAMPYGQKLPVPGRPTVHVVFGPPMRALPGETVPRFNERLYNKVIELHDTTARAYGMPTQSDFWRSVALKDAAKKAKSKADAEAADVDEEATEDGAAGTTGDAPND; translated from the coding sequence GTGGGCAAGGACGATCTGGGCAAGTACTCAGACACCCCGCAGGCCATCGCACGCTTCGTGGCCCAGCAGTTGATCATGAAGCCGTACGTGTGGTCGGCGTTGTCGGTGCACATCCACGGCGATCGCCACCTGAAGGAGCTGAACGCGCCCTTCATCGTGATCGCGAACCACTCCAGCCACGTGGACACCACGGTGATCTACGGCGCGCTCCCCCGCCGACTGTCCCGCAACCTCGCCGCCGGTGCCGCCGCCGACTACTTCTTCAAGAAGAAGACCTCCGCCCTGGGCACCCGCATCTTCTTCAACGCCTACCCCGTCGACCGCGGCGGCATGCGTGGCCACGCGGGCCTGTCGGGCCGGTTGCTCGATGACGGCGTACCGCTGCTGATCTTCCCCGAGGGCACCCGCTCGCGCACCGGCGCGATGGCCAAGTTCAAGATGGGCGTCTCGGCGCTGTCGATCCAGCACGAGGTGCCGGTCCTGCCGATCGCGCTCGTGGGCGCCTACGCCGCCATGCCGTACGGGCAGAAGCTGCCGGTACCGGGGCGTCCGACGGTGCACGTGGTGTTCGGCCCGCCGATGCGCGCCCTGCCCGGCGAGACCGTACCGCGCTTCAACGAGCGGCTGTACAACAAGGTCATCGAGCTGCACGACACGACGGCGCGGGCGTACGGCATGCCGACGCAGTCCGACTTCTGGCGCTCGGTCGCGCTCAAGGACGCCGCGAAGAAGGCCAAGTCGAAGGCGGACGCCGAGGCCGCCGACGTCGACGAAGAGGCCACGGAGGACGGCGCCGCCGGGACGACCGGCGACGCCCCCAACGACTAG
- a CDS encoding SDR family oxidoreductase translates to MTTALVTGATAGIGAEFARQLAARGDDLVLVARDRERLDALAAELSAAHGVRVEVLGADLADRAQVATVADRLADPDNPIDLLVNNAGFGTTTTLDDPDTAQQEQALDVMAVAPMVLGAAAGAAMRARGHGRIINVASLSAWITQSGYSAVKAYTKVWSEGLAGDLAGSGVTVTTLCPGWVRTEFHQRAGMGASGIPDWVWVDAERCVRECLAHAEAGKVLSIPTKRWKLAAFALQHAPRRAVYAISARAARMRT, encoded by the coding sequence ATGACCACCGCCCTCGTCACCGGCGCGACCGCCGGCATCGGCGCCGAGTTCGCCCGCCAGCTGGCCGCCCGCGGCGACGACCTGGTCCTCGTGGCGCGTGACCGCGAGCGCCTCGACGCGCTGGCCGCCGAGCTGTCCGCGGCCCACGGCGTCCGGGTGGAGGTGCTGGGCGCCGACCTGGCCGACCGCGCGCAGGTGGCCACGGTGGCCGACCGCCTCGCCGATCCCGACAACCCGATCGACCTGCTCGTGAACAACGCCGGTTTCGGCACCACGACCACGCTCGACGACCCCGACACCGCCCAGCAGGAGCAGGCGCTCGACGTCATGGCCGTCGCCCCGATGGTGCTCGGCGCGGCCGCGGGCGCGGCGATGCGCGCCCGGGGGCATGGCCGCATCATCAACGTCGCCTCGCTCAGCGCGTGGATCACCCAGAGCGGCTACTCGGCGGTGAAGGCGTACACGAAGGTCTGGTCGGAGGGCCTCGCGGGCGACCTCGCCGGCAGCGGTGTCACCGTCACGACGCTGTGCCCGGGCTGGGTGCGCACCGAGTTCCACCAGCGGGCGGGCATGGGCGCGTCGGGCATCCCCGACTGGGTGTGGGTGGACGCCGAGCGGTGCGTCCGCGAGTGCTTGGCCCACGCGGAGGCCGGCAAGGTGTTAAGCATCCCGACCAAGCGGTGGAAGCTGGCGGCGTTCGCGCTGCAGCACGCCCCCCGGCGCGCGGTGTACGCGATCAGCGCCCGCGCCGCCCGCATGCGCACCTGA
- a CDS encoding acetate/propionate family kinase — translation MSMDILLLNAGSSSIKYQVIDMADERVIATGLIQKIGGTGSTLEHTVGGEEFTVTQDFADHEEALAAMTSMFDAHGPKMADIKAVGHRTVHGGDEFDHTVLIDDKVIDTLIRLSPLAPLHNPPGITAIRAAQHILPEVPHVAIFDTAFFAHLPAEAYSYAIDVETAKRLKIRRYGFHGTSHNYVSHKMAEVLGKPYDELKMIVCHLGNGASISAIKDGQPVETSMGLTPLQGLMMGTRSGDIDPGIHAYLYRSGMTIDEIDNLLNKKSGLLGMSGSNDMRDVGDKAAAGDEAAQLALDVYVHRLVSYIGSYMAILGGVDAVAFTAGVGENAAAIREAVVTRLHNLGFHLDAERNAVRSKEPRLISTDDSPVKVLVVPTNEELQMAREVKAVVA, via the coding sequence ATGAGCATGGACATCCTCCTGTTGAACGCAGGGTCGTCCTCGATCAAGTACCAGGTCATCGACATGGCCGACGAGCGGGTCATCGCGACCGGCCTCATCCAGAAGATCGGCGGCACGGGCAGCACGCTCGAGCACACCGTCGGCGGCGAGGAGTTCACGGTCACCCAGGACTTCGCCGACCACGAGGAGGCCCTCGCGGCGATGACGTCGATGTTCGACGCCCACGGCCCGAAGATGGCCGACATCAAGGCCGTCGGCCACCGCACCGTGCACGGCGGCGACGAGTTCGACCACACCGTGCTCATCGACGACAAGGTGATCGACACCCTGATCCGCCTCTCGCCGCTGGCCCCGCTGCACAACCCGCCGGGCATCACCGCCATCCGCGCGGCGCAGCACATCCTGCCCGAGGTGCCGCACGTGGCGATCTTCGACACCGCCTTCTTCGCGCACCTGCCCGCCGAGGCGTACAGCTACGCGATCGACGTCGAGACGGCCAAGCGCCTGAAGATCCGACGCTACGGGTTCCACGGCACGAGCCACAACTACGTGTCGCACAAGATGGCCGAGGTGCTCGGCAAGCCCTACGACGAGCTCAAGATGATCGTCTGCCACCTCGGCAACGGCGCCTCGATCTCGGCGATCAAGGACGGCCAGCCGGTCGAGACCTCGATGGGCCTCACCCCGCTGCAGGGCCTGATGATGGGCACCCGCTCGGGAGACATCGACCCCGGCATCCACGCCTACCTCTACCGCTCGGGCATGACGATCGACGAGATCGACAACCTGCTCAACAAGAAGTCGGGCCTGCTGGGCATGTCGGGCTCCAACGACATGCGCGACGTGGGCGACAAGGCCGCCGCCGGTGACGAGGCCGCGCAGCTGGCCCTCGACGTGTACGTGCACCGCCTCGTGTCGTACATCGGCTCCTACATGGCGATCCTCGGCGGCGTGGACGCCGTGGCCTTCACCGCCGGCGTCGGCGAGAACGCCGCGGCCATCCGCGAGGCCGTGGTGACGCGCCTGCACAACCTCGGCTTCCACCTGGACGCCGAGCGCAACGCCGTCCGCTCCAAGGAGCCGCGCCTCATCTCCACCGACGACTCGCCGGTGAAGGTGCTCGTGGTGCCGACCAACGAGGAGCTCCAGATGGCGCGCGAGGTCAAGGCCGTCGTCGCCTGA
- the pta gene encoding phosphate acetyltransferase, whose amino-acid sequence MTRSIYVMAPEGQTGKSVVALGIVDALTREVESVGVFRPIIKGTEPDQILTALLRQPAVQQEYDESYGVTYQDVRRDADEALATIVRRYGEVAGHFDAVVILGSDYRDALGAPELGLNARIAANLNAPVAFCVSARGRSPEEVVQYARSSLEELKKHHATTIAVIPTRVPTGHEAEYANAVRAAWPDVVAGVIPDHRVLAAPLLGAQVKAVEGRLIVGRDDMLQHDSQTVIVGAMTLPNLLARLEPEATVIMPGDRTEMIPGLLMAQTSGAFPQLAGLILTGGYAVPHSIQQLITSVPHELPIAMTELGTYTTAERLFRLEGMMTSSDRKTELGRRLFSEFVDAGALLGAMHVDRAEIRTPVMFEYQLNEMARRDKRRIVLPESGDDRILEAASIVLRRGTADIILLGDPTEVKAHALASGYSLEGAEIIDMATPELVERFSEEYMRLRAAKGVTVEQAKEKMADPSYFGTMMVHLGLADGMVSGAANTTANTIRPSLEFVKTKPGVSVVSSSFLMCMSDRVDVYGDCAVNPDPTAEQLADIAISSAQTAVAFGIEPRVAMLSYSTGSSGAGADVDKVREATDLVRLRAPHLKVEGPIQFDAAVDPDVGSKKMPGSDVAGQATVFIFPDLNTGNNTYKAVQRSAGALAVGPVLQGLNKPVNDLSRGALVDDIVNTIAITAIQAQNN is encoded by the coding sequence GTGACTCGGAGCATCTATGTGATGGCGCCCGAGGGCCAGACAGGGAAGTCGGTCGTCGCCCTCGGCATCGTTGACGCGCTGACGCGCGAGGTTGAGTCGGTTGGGGTGTTCCGGCCGATCATCAAGGGCACGGAACCGGACCAGATCCTGACCGCGCTCCTCCGCCAGCCGGCCGTCCAGCAGGAGTACGACGAGTCGTACGGCGTGACGTACCAGGACGTGCGTCGCGACGCCGACGAGGCCCTGGCCACCATCGTGCGGCGCTACGGCGAGGTCGCCGGGCACTTCGACGCCGTGGTGATCCTGGGCTCGGACTACCGCGACGCCCTCGGCGCCCCCGAACTCGGCCTGAACGCCCGCATCGCCGCCAACCTCAACGCGCCCGTCGCCTTCTGTGTCTCGGCCCGCGGCCGCAGCCCCGAGGAGGTCGTGCAGTACGCGCGCAGCTCCCTGGAGGAGCTCAAGAAGCACCACGCCACGACGATCGCGGTCATCCCGACCCGCGTGCCGACCGGCCACGAGGCCGAGTACGCCAACGCGGTCCGTGCCGCCTGGCCCGACGTCGTGGCCGGCGTCATCCCCGACCATCGGGTGCTCGCCGCCCCGCTGCTCGGCGCGCAGGTCAAGGCCGTCGAGGGACGCCTCATCGTCGGGCGCGACGACATGCTGCAGCACGACAGCCAGACCGTGATCGTCGGCGCCATGACGCTGCCCAACCTGCTGGCCCGCCTCGAGCCCGAGGCGACGGTCATCATGCCGGGCGACCGCACCGAGATGATCCCGGGCCTGCTCATGGCCCAGACCTCGGGCGCGTTCCCGCAGCTGGCCGGCCTGATCCTGACCGGTGGCTACGCGGTGCCGCACTCGATCCAGCAGCTCATCACGTCGGTGCCGCACGAGCTGCCCATCGCCATGACCGAGCTGGGCACGTACACCACGGCCGAGCGCCTGTTCCGCCTCGAGGGCATGATGACCAGCTCCGACCGCAAGACCGAGCTGGGCCGTCGCCTGTTCTCCGAGTTCGTGGACGCCGGCGCCCTGCTGGGTGCCATGCACGTCGACCGCGCCGAGATCCGCACGCCGGTCATGTTCGAGTACCAGCTCAACGAGATGGCCCGCCGTGACAAGCGCCGGATCGTGCTGCCGGAGTCGGGCGACGACCGCATCCTGGAGGCGGCGTCCATCGTGCTGCGCCGCGGCACGGCCGACATCATCCTGCTCGGCGACCCGACCGAGGTGAAGGCCCACGCGCTGGCGTCCGGCTACTCGCTCGAGGGTGCCGAGATCATCGACATGGCCACGCCCGAGCTGGTGGAGCGGTTCTCCGAGGAGTACATGCGCCTCCGCGCCGCCAAGGGCGTCACGGTCGAGCAGGCCAAGGAGAAGATGGCCGACCCGAGCTACTTCGGCACGATGATGGTCCACCTGGGCCTGGCCGACGGCATGGTGTCGGGCGCGGCGAACACCACCGCCAACACCATCCGCCCGAGCCTGGAGTTCGTGAAGACCAAGCCGGGCGTCTCGGTGGTCAGCTCCAGCTTCCTGATGTGCATGTCCGACCGCGTCGACGTGTACGGCGACTGCGCCGTGAACCCCGACCCGACCGCCGAGCAGCTCGCCGACATCGCGATCAGCTCCGCGCAGACGGCCGTGGCGTTCGGCATCGAGCCGCGCGTGGCGATGCTGTCGTACTCGACCGGCTCGTCCGGCGCGGGTGCCGACGTGGACAAGGTACGCGAGGCGACCGACCTGGTCCGCCTGCGGGCGCCGCACCTGAAGGTGGAGGGCCCCATCCAGTTCGACGCCGCCGTCGACCCCGACGTCGGCTCGAAGAAGATGCCGGGTTCGGACGTGGCCGGTCAGGCGACCGTGTTCATCTTCCCCGACCTCAACACGGGCAACAACACCTACAAGGCCGTGCAGCGGTCGGCGGGTGCGCTCGCGGTCGGTCCGGTCCTGCAGGGCCTGAACAAGCCGGTCAACGACCTGTCGCGTGGCGCGCTGGTGGACGACATCGTCAACACCATCGCCATCACCGCGATCCAGGCGCAGAACAACTGA
- a CDS encoding ATP-binding cassette domain-containing protein — MTARLEGVSVTFGGRNVLQDLNQEFTPGRPYVLRGPSGAGKTTLLNVLAGYVPVNSGKVTAPASRAYLIQEDLLFSELTAFENLAIIAWAKLNQVLTRSQGLAHLDELHVGSLVDTKVATLSGGERRRVELAALRLSEPELILVDEPTANLDVDNRRRVYEGLWNMHPGRILVVATHDAEIPWPSPDWTRLDLEDGRLRVS; from the coding sequence GTGACTGCACGTCTTGAAGGAGTCAGCGTTACTTTTGGAGGGCGCAACGTTCTGCAGGACCTCAACCAGGAGTTCACTCCGGGGAGACCGTATGTCCTGCGCGGCCCCTCCGGAGCCGGCAAGACCACCCTCCTCAACGTTCTAGCCGGCTACGTGCCCGTCAACTCCGGGAAAGTGACCGCACCCGCCTCACGTGCCTACCTCATCCAGGAAGACCTTCTCTTCAGCGAGCTGACAGCCTTCGAGAACTTGGCCATCATCGCGTGGGCGAAGTTGAACCAGGTGTTGACACGGTCACAGGGCCTGGCCCACCTCGATGAACTCCACGTGGGTTCGCTCGTCGACACGAAGGTCGCGACCCTGTCCGGCGGTGAACGACGACGCGTGGAACTGGCCGCGCTCCGCCTCTCCGAACCCGAACTCATCCTGGTGGATGAACCCACTGCGAACTTGGACGTGGACAACCGGCGCCGCGTGTACGAAGGTCTCTGGAACATGCACCCGGGCCGAATCCTGGTGGTGGCCACCCACGATGCCGAGATCCCGTGGCCCTCCCCTGATTGGACGCGACTGGATCTCGAGGATGGACGTCTCCGTGTCTCGTAG